A genomic segment from Colletotrichum higginsianum IMI 349063 chromosome 5, whole genome shotgun sequence encodes:
- a CDS encoding O-methyltransferase has protein sequence MTPDGKYKPTQFCMKLAEPDFGITAEFYDPVRNSSLRLGSRQYFIPMCTHMPEYFAKIGYQNPRKSRATIFDFTFNYGGGLFKYLEEHPDQGEIFNVVQKTSTSIQARWTSIYPSHRLLDYDPKLPLLVDVGGSAGQDIQCFYEKHPETASGLYLEDLPSVLADKASSLARGINKVPYDFFTPQPIKHARAYYMHQILHDWPDRPARKILQMQKTAMRPGYSRILIHDHVMNDDGPVHPHAASYDMGMMAFGSAQERTEKEWEALITSAGLRIVKIWRIASAAQGVIEVDLPLERSKL, from the exons ATGACCCCCGATGGAAAATACAAGCCGACCCAGTTCTGCATgaagctcgccgagccgGACTTTGGCATAACGGCCGAGTTCTA TGATCCGGTGCGGAATTCGTCGCTGAGGCTGGGCAGCCGCCAGTACTTCATCCCCATGTGCACCCACATGCCGGAATATTTCGCCAAAATAGGCTACCAGAACCCCAGAAAGAGCCGTGCGACCATCTTTGACTTCACCTTCAACTACGGGGGCGGGCTTTTCAAGTATCTCGAGGAGCACCCCGACCAGGGAGAGATCTTCAACGTCGTGCagaagacgtcgacgtcgatcCAGGCCAGGTGGACATCGATCTACCCCAGCCACAGGCTCCTCGACTACGATCCGAAGCTGCCCCTCCTCGTAGACGTGGGAGGTAGTGCTGGCCAGGATATCCAGTGCTTCTATGAGAAACATCCCGAGACCGCGTCCGGGCTGTacctcgaggacctcccCTCCGTCCTCGCGGACAAGGCTTCCTCTCTCGCCAGGGGTATCAACAAGGTCCCGTACGACTTTTTCACCCCACAGCCCATCAAGC ATGCCCGCGCCTACTACATGCACCAGATCCTCCATGACTGGCCCGACAGGCCAGCCCGTAAGATTCTCCAGATGCAAAAGACGGCCATGAGACCCGGGTACAGCAGGATCCTGATCCACGACCATGTGATGAACGACGACGGACCCGTCCACCCGCACGCCGCCAGCTATGACATGGGGATGATGGCTTTTGGGTCTGCGCAAGAGCGTACGGAGAAGGAGTGGGAGGCGCTGATCACTTCGGCCGGCCTCAGAATCGTCAAGATCTGGAGGATCGCATCCGCGGCTCAGGGCGTCATCGAAGTCGACTTGCCTTTGGAGAGGTCCAAGCTGTAG
- a CDS encoding Upc2 protein, whose product MGERLCSYLVPGSSNDASHPRLANAVYPPGSVLSDHVPVVPKDASEGSSCPKPTFTATHMALLHYAETNMSEYMALQGSVRPLIDTAVEHAFTTPYLLDQLLALSALHLSTRDVAQAASFRHQATELQTRALGCFNQAKDHICDSNYMSAFLFASFLGLHVLHETLQIQHDTLAGFVDGFVGYARLHRGVRAIIQSYWRDILRSDLKPLLYIPMLSGQTESECPGEETRQLREFLESSSTSSTTTVACLSALGKVQWVLDMTKREPSRCNVGTQAVMAWPLVVPDDYIEALHQNRPEALVVLAFYASIMHRYRHYWIFGDSGSFLVDLVAKTVGSFWQTALAWPLQTVSEN is encoded by the coding sequence ATGGGTGAGCGGCTATGCTCGTACCTCGTCCCAGGTTCCAGTAACGACGCCTCGCACCCAAGGCTAGCCAACGCCGTATATCCCCCCGGCAGCGTCCTCAGTGACCATGTACCTGTTGTTCCCAAGGACGCAAGTGAAGGATCGTCGTGTCCAAAACCGACCTTTACAGCCACTCACATGGCCCTCCTTCACTATGCGGAGACGAACATGTCCGAGTACATGGCGCTCCAGGGCAGTGTACGGCCACTGATCGACACTGCTGTGGAACACGCGTTTACGACGCCATATCTTCTAGACCAACTACTTGCCTTGTCTGCGCTTCATCTCTCGACCCGAGACGTGGCGCAGGCTGCATCTTTCCGTCACCAAGCTACCGAGTTGCAGACACGCGCGTTGGGCTGTTTCAACCAGGCCAAAGACCACATATGCGACAGCAACTATATGTCGGCTTTCCTATTCGCCTCGTTCCTGGGCCTCCACGTTCTTCATGAGACGCTTCAGATACAACACGACACACTGGCAGGGTTCGTTGATGGCTTCGTTGGCTACGCTCGTCTACATAGGGGGGTACGGGCTATCATACAAAGCTACTGGCGCGATATCCTCCGGTCCGACCTGAAACCTCTTCTATACATCCCAATGTTGTCCGGGCAAACGGAGTCAGAGTGCCCCGGGGAAGAGACGAGGCAGTTGAGAGAATTCCTCgagtcgtcctcgacctcgtccaccaCCACTGTAGCTTGTCTCTCGGCCCTTGGTAAGGTTCAATGGGTGCTGGATATGACCAAACGAGAACCGTCCAGGTGTAATGTTGGTACCCAAGCTGTCATGGCATGGCCGCTTGTCGTTCCTGATGACTACATCGAAGCCCTCCACCAGAACAGACCGGAAGCTCTTGTCGTGCTGGCATTCTATGCGTCCATCATGCACCGTTATCGTCACTACTGGATATTTGGAGATTCGGGCTCCTTCTTGGTTGACCTTGTGGCCAAGACGGTTGGCTCTTTCTGGCAGACTGCTTTGGCTTGGCCACTTCAGACTGTATCGGAAAATTAG